Proteins encoded in a region of the Azospirillum sp. TSH58 genome:
- a CDS encoding efflux RND transporter periplasmic adaptor subunit: protein MIDAARSDGPAAKPRRRLLLPLLIVGALAAGGVAWKTTSSHDAVAPAAAGLPPAERAVELSPIELTRMAPRRLTELVRLSGSVKPMEQSMVKSEVAARLVEVPVREGQAVRKGQVLARFDTVELQAKLDEKLSNLEGAKAQLVLADKTRAKNLALRQKDIVSETNMDQAQSTFRFQQATVSALEAQVDLARKALRDAVVASPIDGTVAERAVNPGETLAINAKMFSVVDLSRVEVEAAVPADDVARLKPGQTVRLRVEGFGERDFVGQIARINPMARAGTRAIPVYIVLDNADGSLRGGMFAAGDAVVDEVEGAFALPPAAVRHDQDGDFVLVVSGGRVERRKVEVLGAWSRGDLVEVRGLADGDLAVTAPLPGLTAGRAVKVMGS, encoded by the coding sequence ATGATCGACGCCGCCCGTTCCGATGGTCCCGCCGCCAAGCCGCGGCGCCGCCTGCTGCTGCCCCTTCTGATCGTCGGGGCGCTGGCCGCGGGTGGCGTCGCCTGGAAGACCACGAGCAGCCACGACGCGGTGGCTCCCGCCGCGGCCGGCCTGCCCCCGGCGGAACGGGCGGTGGAGCTGTCGCCGATCGAGCTGACCCGCATGGCCCCGCGCCGCCTGACCGAGCTGGTGCGGCTCAGCGGCTCCGTGAAGCCGATGGAACAGTCCATGGTGAAGTCGGAGGTCGCCGCCCGGCTGGTCGAGGTGCCGGTGCGCGAGGGGCAGGCCGTCCGGAAGGGGCAGGTGCTGGCCCGCTTCGACACGGTGGAGCTTCAGGCCAAGCTGGACGAGAAGCTGAGCAATCTGGAAGGCGCCAAGGCGCAGCTCGTTCTGGCCGACAAGACCCGCGCCAAGAATCTGGCGCTGCGCCAGAAGGACATCGTGTCGGAAACCAACATGGATCAGGCGCAGAGCACCTTCCGCTTCCAGCAGGCCACCGTTTCGGCGCTGGAGGCCCAGGTGGACCTCGCCCGCAAGGCGCTGCGCGACGCGGTGGTGGCGAGCCCGATCGACGGAACGGTGGCCGAACGCGCGGTCAACCCCGGCGAGACGCTGGCCATCAACGCCAAGATGTTCTCCGTCGTCGATCTCAGCCGTGTCGAGGTCGAGGCGGCGGTGCCCGCCGACGACGTGGCCCGGCTGAAGCCCGGCCAGACGGTGCGGCTGCGCGTCGAGGGCTTCGGCGAGCGGGACTTCGTCGGCCAGATCGCCCGCATCAACCCGATGGCCCGCGCCGGCACCCGCGCCATCCCCGTCTACATCGTCCTGGACAACGCCGACGGCAGTTTGCGCGGCGGCATGTTCGCCGCGGGCGACGCGGTGGTGGACGAGGTGGAGGGCGCCTTCGCCCTGCCCCCGGCCGCCGTCCGCCACGACCAGGACGGCGACTTCGTGCTGGTCGTCTCCGGGGGCCGGGTGGAGCGCCGCAAGGTCGAGGTGCTCGGCGCCTGGTCGCGCGGCGATCTCGTGGAGGTGCGCGGGCTGGCCGACGGCGATCTGGCGGTGACCGCCCCCCTGCCCGGCCTGACCGCCGGGCGGGCCGTCAAGGTCATGGGTTCGTAA
- a CDS encoding TetR/AcrR family transcriptional regulator, with product MPDSSPLPPSRRSRRKEARPAEVIEAARDLFISRGFAATKLEHVARKAGVSVGLPYLYFENKEGLFKAVVRQSILPQFQMGEDLLDSFTGSSEEFLRGLARGFWEMEQSPNAGLSKLVIAEAQNFPDLARFYMEEVVLRGRRFFARILRRGIERGEFRPVDVEQMARVIAAPLSMLSLWNHSLRPFEPDPAAASAESYLDAYLDLVLNGLRAEPKDRTP from the coding sequence ATGCCCGACAGTTCTCCCCTTCCCCCGTCCCGCCGCTCCCGGCGCAAGGAGGCCCGCCCCGCCGAGGTGATCGAGGCGGCGCGCGACCTGTTCATCTCGCGCGGATTTGCCGCAACCAAGCTGGAGCATGTCGCCCGCAAGGCCGGTGTCAGCGTCGGGCTGCCCTACCTCTATTTCGAGAACAAGGAAGGGCTGTTCAAAGCCGTCGTCCGGCAATCCATCCTGCCGCAGTTCCAGATGGGCGAGGATCTGCTCGACAGCTTCACCGGCAGCAGCGAGGAGTTCCTGCGCGGCCTTGCCCGCGGCTTCTGGGAGATGGAGCAGAGCCCCAACGCCGGGCTGTCGAAGCTGGTCATCGCCGAGGCGCAGAACTTCCCCGACCTCGCCCGCTTCTACATGGAGGAGGTCGTCCTGCGCGGGCGGCGCTTCTTCGCGCGCATCCTGCGCCGCGGCATCGAGCGCGGGGAGTTCCGGCCCGTCGACGTGGAGCAGATGGCCCGCGTCATCGCCGCTCCGCTCAGCATGCTGTCGCTGTGGAACCACTCGCTGCGGCCGTTCGAGCCGGACCCCGCCGCGGCCTCCGCCGAATCCTATCTCGACGCCTATCTCGACCTCGTCCTCAACGGGCTGAGGGCCGAACCCAAGGACCGCACCCCATGA
- a CDS encoding small ribosomal subunit Rsm22 family protein encodes MELPPSLRHAVDRALDGIALSDLKRAADRLSQRYRAEVRDGRFHLSDDLAARAYLATRLPATFAAVRSSMEAVAEALPDFAPVTALDVGAGPGTALWAASDCWSSLDDALLIEGSPAIRAVGETLSGAATPTRIEWRAGDAAGDLPNLEPRDLVTLAYVLDELAEPARDRLVDRLWSLTAGTLLIVEPGTPAGWARIVRARERLVAAGAHLLAPCVHSAACPLAAPDWCHFSRRVARSRLHRMAKGAEVPWEDEKFVYVAASRQPGTRPDARIIAPPWNAGNGRIGFKLCGRDGVQTERILGKRDGAAFKVARRLDWGDGMSTQDQPEA; translated from the coding sequence ATGGAACTTCCTCCTTCGCTCCGCCACGCGGTGGACCGCGCGCTCGACGGCATCGCCCTGTCCGACCTGAAGCGCGCGGCCGACCGCCTTTCCCAACGCTACCGGGCGGAGGTGCGGGACGGGCGCTTCCACCTGTCGGACGATCTGGCGGCGCGGGCTTATCTCGCCACCCGCCTGCCGGCCACCTTCGCCGCCGTCCGCTCCAGCATGGAGGCGGTGGCCGAGGCGCTTCCCGATTTCGCGCCGGTGACCGCCCTGGACGTCGGGGCGGGGCCGGGGACGGCGCTGTGGGCGGCGTCCGACTGCTGGTCCAGCCTGGACGACGCCCTGCTGATCGAGGGCAGCCCGGCCATCCGCGCGGTCGGCGAAACGCTGTCCGGCGCGGCAACGCCCACGCGGATCGAATGGCGGGCCGGCGACGCCGCCGGGGATCTGCCGAATCTGGAGCCGCGCGATCTGGTGACGCTGGCCTATGTGCTGGATGAACTGGCGGAGCCGGCGCGCGACCGGCTGGTCGACCGGCTGTGGTCGCTCACCGCCGGGACGCTGCTGATCGTCGAGCCCGGCACGCCCGCCGGCTGGGCGCGGATCGTCCGGGCGCGGGAGCGGCTGGTCGCCGCCGGCGCCCATCTGCTGGCCCCTTGCGTGCACAGCGCCGCCTGCCCGCTGGCGGCACCCGACTGGTGCCACTTCTCCCGCCGCGTCGCCCGTTCCCGCCTGCACCGCATGGCCAAGGGGGCGGAGGTGCCGTGGGAGGACGAGAAGTTCGTCTACGTCGCCGCTTCCCGCCAGCCCGGCACCCGCCCCGACGCCCGCATCATCGCACCGCCCTGGAACGCCGGAAACGGGCGCATCGGCTTCAAGCTCTGCGGCCGGGACGGTGTGCAAACCGAGCGGATTCTCGGCAAGCGCGATGGCGCCGCCTTCAAGGTCGCCCGCCGATTGGACTGGGGCGACGGCATGTCCACCCAGGACCAGCCGGAGGCATAG
- a CDS encoding methyl-accepting chemotaxis protein produces the protein MDCLIAGVVVAALAVFGGMTAMEATRIADGNAELAQRVAENQRIALEAERLAKLGEAVIASGDEATRAEALTGLDAHAARMSANTTPEIAQTVAKAVAASREAASIGAKVEALDKKFGFNISRAESLSGDIARGLSAAMRATTQPADEQALATLFSTIRDAKFLLTRLPSQLYPPAVGNDLRQFREHMAKAMELRRHLPDADEFESVADDIASFAALDEAFAQRTETLRLTTDAHAHNQEVRTLVDGLVQGMNAASDAVTARSQEGAAALTAVLDRLTLIALGAFVLIGLIGGLNMLLGYRFIMQPVRDASRALQALTRGESAVSLRPSPLREIADIHGAVEAFREALDARQRAEETRRDQERRAEEERRALMAKLADGLERTVQAVAGSLSVAAEEVTGSARAVAGMASDTAQRTRAAADAAGTATSNVGAVASASEQLSASIDGIGQQIAQSRSVAEDAVAESQRADGLTKGLSDSAQKIGEVVAIITAIAQQTNLLALNASIEAARAGDAGKGFAVVATEVKALASQTASSTEEIATLVHGIQQSTMGVVDAIARIGSTIAVIGESVSGIAAAVEQQRQATSEITHNVRIVECMNTDVSSNIGDVSRVAVDTGRSADAMMGAADRLSAMAGTLNGAVNDFLRQVRA, from the coding sequence GTGGATTGCCTGATTGCGGGCGTCGTGGTGGCCGCATTGGCGGTGTTCGGCGGCATGACCGCCATGGAGGCGACGCGGATCGCCGACGGCAACGCCGAACTGGCTCAGCGGGTGGCCGAGAACCAGCGGATCGCCCTGGAGGCCGAAAGGCTCGCCAAATTGGGCGAGGCGGTGATCGCCAGCGGCGACGAGGCGACGCGGGCCGAGGCGCTGACCGGCCTGGACGCCCACGCCGCGCGGATGTCCGCCAACACCACGCCGGAGATCGCGCAGACCGTCGCCAAGGCCGTCGCGGCCAGCCGGGAGGCGGCAAGCATCGGCGCCAAGGTCGAGGCGCTGGACAAGAAGTTCGGCTTCAACATCAGCCGCGCGGAGAGCCTGTCGGGCGACATCGCCCGCGGCCTGTCCGCGGCGATGCGCGCGACCACGCAACCGGCGGACGAGCAAGCGCTCGCCACGCTCTTCTCGACCATCCGCGACGCCAAGTTCCTGCTGACCCGCCTGCCGTCCCAGCTCTACCCGCCGGCGGTCGGCAACGACCTGCGCCAGTTCCGCGAGCACATGGCGAAGGCCATGGAGCTGCGCCGGCATCTGCCGGACGCCGACGAGTTCGAGAGCGTCGCCGACGACATCGCCTCCTTCGCGGCTCTGGACGAGGCCTTCGCGCAGCGCACCGAAACGCTGCGCCTGACCACCGACGCCCACGCCCACAACCAGGAGGTCCGGACGCTGGTCGACGGGCTGGTGCAGGGGATGAACGCCGCCTCCGACGCGGTGACCGCGCGCAGCCAGGAGGGGGCGGCGGCGCTGACCGCGGTGCTCGACCGGCTGACGCTGATCGCGCTGGGCGCCTTCGTGCTGATCGGCTTGATCGGCGGCCTGAACATGCTGCTGGGCTACCGCTTCATCATGCAGCCGGTGCGCGACGCCAGCCGGGCGCTCCAGGCGCTGACCCGCGGCGAGAGCGCGGTGAGCCTGCGCCCCTCGCCCCTGCGCGAGATCGCCGACATCCACGGCGCGGTCGAGGCCTTCCGCGAGGCTCTGGACGCCCGCCAGCGGGCCGAGGAGACCCGCCGCGACCAGGAACGCCGCGCCGAGGAGGAACGCCGCGCCCTGATGGCGAAGCTGGCGGACGGGCTGGAGCGCACCGTGCAGGCGGTGGCCGGGTCGCTGTCCGTGGCGGCGGAGGAGGTCACCGGCTCCGCCCGCGCCGTGGCCGGCATGGCGTCGGACACCGCGCAGCGCACCCGCGCCGCCGCGGACGCCGCCGGAACGGCGACCAGCAACGTCGGCGCCGTGGCTTCGGCCAGCGAACAGCTCTCCGCCTCCATCGACGGGATCGGTCAGCAGATCGCCCAGTCGCGCAGCGTGGCGGAGGACGCCGTCGCCGAATCCCAGCGCGCCGACGGCCTGACCAAGGGCCTGTCGGACTCCGCCCAGAAGATCGGCGAGGTGGTCGCGATCATCACGGCCATCGCCCAGCAGACCAACCTTCTGGCGCTCAACGCCAGCATCGAGGCGGCGCGGGCCGGCGACGCCGGCAAGGGCTTCGCCGTGGTCGCCACCGAGGTGAAGGCGCTCGCCTCCCAGACCGCCTCCTCGACGGAGGAGATCGCCACGCTGGTCCACGGCATCCAGCAATCGACGATGGGGGTGGTGGACGCCATCGCCCGCATCGGCTCCACCATCGCCGTGATCGGCGAGAGCGTGAGCGGCATCGCGGCGGCGGTCGAGCAGCAGCGGCAGGCCACTTCGGAGATCACCCACAACGTGCGCATCGTGGAGTGCATGAACACCGACGTGTCGTCCAACATCGGCGACGTCAGCCGGGTGGCGGTGGACACCGGACGCTCCGCCGACGCCATGATGGGGGCGGCCGACCGGCTGTCGGCGATGGCGGGCACGCTGAACGGCGCCGTCAACGACTTCCTGCGGCAGGTGCGGGCCTGA
- a CDS encoding lytic transglycosylase domain-containing protein, producing MAYRDFTAARAAGAALILALGLAGCASNAPETAELVVKAPEVAEVPIDPKDPLGRWVPHIREASERFDVPEKWIRAVMMRESGGRSVVNGRTITSHAGAIGLMQVMPGTYDMMRTQYGLGSDPSDPRDNILAGTAYLREMYDLFGAPGFLAAYNCGPACYASHLAGKQRLPRETRMYIAALTPNLRGVAPREPSQAAGASAIEVAIVPASAPTTTPVAVAANKPAAKPAAPEPVAVAAVVPEPVAPVPQTPASPAPVAVAALEPRPAPLVVEPTGRGEARPPAEFVAATDRDAPAAARSGRTPSRTVETLVAEAMLPPHAVGKGERVVIRFVSQRSGGCGSLEGRDRVCVALAGGEGAGL from the coding sequence GTGGCTTATCGCGACTTCACCGCGGCCCGCGCCGCCGGTGCCGCCCTGATTCTCGCCCTCGGCTTGGCGGGTTGCGCCTCGAACGCTCCGGAAACGGCGGAGCTTGTCGTCAAGGCCCCGGAGGTGGCCGAAGTCCCGATTGATCCGAAGGATCCGCTCGGCCGCTGGGTCCCCCACATCCGCGAGGCGTCGGAACGGTTCGACGTGCCGGAGAAGTGGATCAGGGCCGTGATGATGCGCGAGAGCGGCGGGCGCTCCGTCGTGAACGGGCGCACCATCACCAGCCACGCCGGCGCCATCGGGCTGATGCAGGTGATGCCCGGCACCTACGACATGATGCGCACGCAATACGGGCTGGGGTCCGATCCGTCCGATCCGCGCGACAACATCCTGGCCGGCACCGCCTATCTGCGCGAGATGTACGACCTGTTCGGCGCGCCGGGCTTCCTCGCCGCCTACAATTGCGGCCCGGCCTGCTACGCCTCGCATCTGGCGGGCAAGCAGCGGTTGCCGCGGGAAACCCGGATGTACATCGCCGCCTTGACCCCAAATCTGCGCGGCGTGGCGCCCCGCGAACCGTCGCAGGCGGCGGGCGCCAGCGCAATCGAAGTCGCCATCGTTCCGGCGAGCGCCCCCACGACGACGCCCGTGGCGGTGGCCGCCAACAAGCCCGCCGCCAAGCCGGCGGCTCCGGAACCGGTCGCCGTCGCCGCGGTGGTGCCGGAACCGGTGGCGCCGGTGCCGCAGACCCCGGCTTCTCCGGCGCCGGTCGCCGTGGCCGCCCTGGAGCCCCGCCCGGCTCCGCTCGTGGTGGAGCCCACCGGTCGCGGCGAGGCCCGGCCGCCCGCGGAATTCGTCGCCGCCACCGACCGGGATGCGCCGGCCGCCGCCCGCTCCGGACGGACGCCGTCGCGGACGGTGGAAACCCTGGTCGCCGAGGCGATGCTGCCGCCCCACGCGGTCGGCAAGGGCGAGCGGGTGGTCATCCGCTTCGTGTCCCAGCGCAGCGGCGGCTGCGGCAGCCTGGAGGGCCGGGACCGCGTCTGCGTCGCCCTGGCCGGAGGGGAAGGCGCCGGCCTGTAA
- a CDS encoding DNA topoisomerase IB, with protein sequence MDGVMVTDPRTEAEEAAACAGLSYVCDDEPGIRRRRAGKGFSYQWPDGTRVTEEDTLQRIRKLAIPPAYRGVWICPDPDGHLQATGRDTRGRKQYRYHPRWTELREGTKFGRMLDFCRALPAIRRQVDGDLARRGLPREKVLAAVVRLLETTLIRVGNESYARENSSYGLTTLRDDHADIEGAEIRFTFKGKSGKEWNVTLKDRRLARVVRACRDVPGDELFQYIDRDGQRHAVSSGDVNEYLRAVTGQDFTAKDFRTWAGTVLAAMALREFESFDSAAKAKRNVTHAIEQVAARLGNTASVCRKSYVHPEILDAYLEGNLLDSLTREVETELREELPELEAEEAAVLAFLRSRLERERRSRASESRRRRAA encoded by the coding sequence ATGGACGGAGTGATGGTCACCGATCCCCGCACCGAGGCGGAAGAGGCCGCGGCCTGCGCCGGGCTGAGCTATGTCTGCGACGACGAGCCGGGAATCCGGCGGCGCCGCGCCGGCAAGGGCTTCTCCTACCAATGGCCCGACGGCACGCGGGTGACCGAGGAGGACACGCTGCAGCGCATCCGCAAGCTGGCGATCCCACCGGCCTACCGCGGTGTCTGGATCTGCCCGGACCCGGACGGCCACCTCCAGGCCACGGGCCGCGACACGCGGGGACGCAAGCAGTACCGCTACCATCCCCGCTGGACCGAGTTGCGCGAGGGCACGAAGTTCGGGCGCATGCTGGATTTCTGCCGCGCCCTGCCCGCCATCCGCCGTCAGGTGGACGGCGATCTCGCCCGCCGCGGCCTGCCGCGCGAGAAGGTGCTGGCCGCCGTGGTGCGGCTGCTGGAGACCACGCTGATCCGCGTCGGCAACGAAAGCTACGCGCGAGAGAACAGCAGCTACGGACTGACCACCCTGCGCGACGACCACGCCGACATCGAGGGGGCGGAAATCCGCTTCACCTTCAAGGGCAAGTCCGGGAAGGAATGGAACGTCACGCTGAAGGACCGCCGCCTCGCCCGCGTCGTCCGTGCCTGCCGCGACGTGCCGGGGGACGAGCTGTTCCAATACATCGACCGCGACGGGCAGCGCCACGCGGTCAGTTCCGGCGATGTGAACGAGTATCTGCGCGCCGTCACCGGACAGGATTTCACCGCCAAGGACTTCCGCACCTGGGCCGGAACCGTCCTGGCCGCCATGGCGCTGCGGGAGTTCGAGAGCTTCGACAGCGCCGCCAAGGCCAAGCGCAACGTCACCCACGCCATCGAGCAGGTGGCCGCCCGCCTCGGCAACACCGCCAGCGTCTGCCGCAAGAGCTACGTCCATCCCGAGATTCTGGACGCCTATCTGGAGGGCAACCTGCTGGACTCCCTGACCCGCGAGGTGGAGACCGAACTGCGCGAGGAACTTCCCGAGTTGGAGGCCGAGGAGGCCGCCGTGCTGGCCTTCCTGCGCAGCCGGCTGGAACGCGAACGCCGGTCCCGCGCCAGCGAGAGCCGGCGGCGTCGCGCGGCCTAG
- a CDS encoding alpha-amylase family glycosyl hydrolase — translation MSQASSWLRGAALYQIYPLSFLDGNGDGWGDLDGVLAGLGHVASLGVQGVWISPFYPSPQKDFGYDITDHRAVDPRMGRLETVDRIIEAAHGHGLKVILDLVCGHTSDAHPWFGDSRRSRGGAFADWYVWADPRPDGTPPNNWLSVFGGPAWTWEPRRRQYYLHHFLSSQPALNLHDEAVLQALGDTAAFWLERGVDGFRIDAVDFFAHDPQLRSNPAAAWSGAEPPAKLFALQQHLYDMMHPAIHAVLARLRAVVDRYPDRVLLGELSSQPGAARRIAAYCGPQGLHAAYTLSLAKQPFTAQNFAGALTGTPQPEAICWSFSNHDVERAASRWLPPGADPERFNALLATLFAALPGTVCLYQGEELALPNAALAPEDLRDPFGIAYWPDFQGRDGSRTPMPWRSGATNAGFSSAVETWLPVAQPHHALAVDAQERRPGSPLDVWRDALRLRRRHPALTQGGVAAVEEAGSVLAFERAAEGEELLAVFNLSDQPAEYALKRKPPMAALDLPRPPGTPVPEVTADGRTLVLPPLSAFLGRRG, via the coding sequence ATGTCCCAGGCGTCTTCGTGGCTGCGCGGTGCCGCGCTGTACCAGATCTATCCTCTCAGCTTCCTCGACGGGAACGGCGACGGCTGGGGCGATCTGGACGGCGTGCTGGCCGGCCTCGGCCATGTGGCGTCGCTCGGCGTCCAGGGGGTGTGGATCAGCCCCTTCTACCCGTCGCCGCAGAAGGATTTCGGCTACGACATCACCGACCACCGGGCGGTCGATCCGCGCATGGGCCGGCTGGAGACGGTGGACCGCATCATCGAGGCGGCGCACGGCCACGGGCTGAAGGTGATCCTGGATCTGGTTTGCGGCCACACCTCTGACGCGCATCCCTGGTTCGGCGACAGCCGCCGGTCGCGCGGCGGCGCGTTCGCCGACTGGTACGTCTGGGCCGACCCGCGCCCCGATGGCACGCCGCCCAACAACTGGCTTTCGGTGTTCGGCGGCCCCGCCTGGACGTGGGAGCCGCGGCGGCGCCAATACTATCTGCACCATTTCCTGTCCAGCCAGCCCGCCCTGAACCTGCACGACGAGGCGGTGCTCCAGGCGCTCGGCGACACCGCGGCCTTCTGGCTGGAGCGCGGGGTGGACGGCTTCCGCATCGACGCCGTGGACTTCTTCGCCCACGACCCGCAGCTCCGCTCCAACCCCGCGGCGGCCTGGAGCGGGGCGGAGCCGCCGGCCAAGCTGTTCGCGCTGCAACAGCATCTCTACGACATGATGCACCCGGCCATTCACGCCGTGCTGGCTCGGCTGCGCGCGGTGGTCGACCGCTATCCCGACCGGGTGCTGCTGGGCGAACTGTCGAGCCAGCCGGGCGCGGCGCGGCGCATCGCCGCCTACTGCGGGCCGCAGGGGCTGCACGCCGCCTACACCCTGTCGCTGGCCAAGCAGCCCTTCACCGCGCAGAACTTCGCCGGGGCGCTGACCGGCACGCCGCAGCCGGAGGCGATCTGCTGGAGCTTCTCCAACCACGACGTCGAGCGCGCCGCCAGCCGCTGGCTGCCGCCCGGCGCCGATCCGGAGCGCTTCAACGCCCTGCTGGCCACGCTGTTCGCCGCGCTGCCCGGCACCGTCTGCCTCTATCAGGGGGAGGAACTGGCGCTGCCCAACGCGGCGCTGGCGCCGGAGGACCTTCGCGACCCCTTCGGCATCGCCTATTGGCCGGACTTCCAGGGGCGCGACGGAAGCCGCACGCCGATGCCCTGGCGGTCCGGCGCCACCAACGCCGGTTTCTCCAGCGCGGTCGAGACGTGGCTGCCGGTCGCCCAGCCGCACCATGCCCTGGCGGTGGACGCGCAGGAGCGCCGCCCCGGCAGCCCGCTCGACGTCTGGCGGGACGCCCTGCGCCTGCGCCGCCGCCATCCGGCGCTGACGCAGGGCGGCGTGGCGGCGGTGGAGGAGGCCGGCAGCGTCCTGGCCTTCGAACGGGCGGCGGAGGGCGAGGAGCTGCTGGCCGTCTTCAACCTGTCCGACCAGCCGGCGGAATACGCGCTGAAGCGCAAGCCGCCGATGGCGGCACTCGACCTGCCGCGCCCGCCGGGAACGCCGGTTCCCGAGGTCACCGCGGACGGGCGGACGCTGGTCCTGCCGCCGCTTTCCGCCTTCCTGGGACGGCGCGGCTGA